A genomic window from Aquila chrysaetos chrysaetos chromosome 9, bAquChr1.4, whole genome shotgun sequence includes:
- the TERB1 gene encoding telomere repeats-binding bouquet formation protein 1 isoform X11 — MDTNNLDFFQCTGFDHLVLKRKKTPKTGCFCPGVAAWGTRKGIQPKMENQKVQKKQCDMKTDLNLLLECLKYQMDCPVSQKEALITIYSICQQNSEASEYFQEIGGLMFINDLAKSSVHCIVKEAALFTLGIIIESNVYCQQTLCTSALFEDLILLLMNKDSGVNLKRMSVYVILVLVSNNKSGQTYVRDTGCIGLLLQLFRTTLSTSEMNLSDENTNECYQLWSSVCSTLCACVNNPQNEDNQNICCSVFPYAKEWLESCAEPEIVRPICSFVGLTVANNSYVQKYFVSVGGLDTLAKVLINLMHDSCMSHSSTKLAVVVTKTLDACIANDSAMGVVLTKYHTVSELLKLLSNDTLDTGEKISIILTIGHCTEVCEENQCELLQNNGLPLMIQVLTESQDEELNKAATFVLQNCKQMTEQLSLKINDNSLNVNNAEELDVQVRKRSLQDYWKKAKEIFHRINLIEKEHSEEGVQGRVFVDRSSEANIEASKYHEVNLADPKAYVERTHKEIHCRQLTSELDDQVLAPSVDSSPLKNEIVNTMDPVNASTRQSEQSNIPRSVNELQTDSVLQSHNINEKTACVKNQFILQVSEHLFKQPAEIVKHMKQTCRPDQHSFYSKINKEEKSTSTTSASHKMADLRCLGCTAQGLSFNSKTFTKMLQSCPHQCDRHKVILEAEERYKKELRQLAVCNNSRHATHEKRTDKC; from the exons AACAAGAAAAGGGATACAaccaaaaatggaaaatcaaaAGGTGCAGAAAAAACAGTGTG ATATGAAAACAGATCTGAACTTACTCCTTGAATGCCTTAAATACCAGATGGACTGCCCTGTATCTCAGAAAGAGGCTTTGATCACTATTTATTCAATTTGTCAACAAAACA gTGAAGCAAGtgaatattttcaagaaattgGTGGTTTGATGTTTATAAATGATCTTGCAAAGTCAAGTGTTCATTGCATAGTAAAGGAAGCAGCTTTATTTACATTAGGAATTATAATAGAGAGTAATG TTTATTGTCAACAAACTTTGTGTACCTCTGCATTGTTTGAAGACCTCATTTTATTGTTAATGAATAAGGATTCTGGTGTGAACTTGAAAAGAATGTCTGTTTACGTCATCTTAGTACTGGTTTCAAATAATA AAAGTGGGCAAACCTATGTCAGAGATACAGGCTGCATTGGTCTTCTGCTGCAGTTATTCAG AACAACACTTTCCACATCTGAGATGAATCTGTCAGATGAAAATACTAATGAGTGCTATCAGCTGTGGTCTTCAGTCTGCAGTACTCTCTGTGCTTGTGTTAACAATCCTCAGAATG aaGATAATCAAAACATTTGCTGTTCAGTTTTTCCATATGCCAAAGAGTGGCTCGAAAGTTGCGCAGAGCCTGAGATAGTTCGTCCTATTTGTTCATTTGTTGGTCTCACAGTTGCAAATAACT catatgtgcagaaatattttgtttctgttggaGGATTGGATACATTAGCTAAAGTTCTCATCAATCTTATGCATGATTCCTGTATGAGTCACTCAAGCACAAAACTTGCAGTAGTAGTAACAAAGACTCTGGATGCCTGCATTGCTAATGACT CTGCCATGGGTGTTGTCTTGACAAAGTATCACACTGTGTCAGAGCTACTGAAGTTGCTGTCCAATGACACTCTGGATACTGGAgaaaaaattagtattattCTAACAATTGGGCACTGTACTGAAGTTTGTg aagaaaaccaGTGTGAACTGCTCCAGAACAATGGTCTTCCACTTATGATTCAGGTATTAACTGAGTCTCAGGATGAGGAACTAAACAAAGCTGCTACTTTCGTGCTAcaaaactgcaaacaaatgA ctGAACAATTGTCCctgaaaataaatgataatTCATTGAATGTGAACAATGCAGAAGAGTTGGATGTGCAGGTCAGAAAAAGAAGTCTACAAGActactggaagaaagcaaaagaaatttttcacagaataaaCTTGATTGAAAAAGAACACAGTGAG GAAGGAGTACAAGGAAGAGTATTTGTAGACAGATCTTCAGAAGCCAATATTGAAGCATCAAAGTACCATGAAGTGAATCTTGCTGATCCAAAAGCTTATGTAGAAAGAAcacataaagaaatacattgtCGACAGTTGACCTCTGAGTTAGATGATCAGGTTCTTGCTCCATCTGTAGATTCTTctccactgaaaaatgaaatagtgaACACTATGGATCCAGTAAATGCTTCTACTAGACAAAGTGAACAGAGTAATATTCCACGTTCAGTTAATGAACTGCAAACAGACAGTGTACTTCAAAGTcacaatataaatgaaaaaactGCTTGtgtaaaaaatcagtttattctTCAAGTAAG TGAACACTTATTTAAACAACCAGCAGAGATTGTTAAACATATGAAACAGACATGCAGACCAG ATCAACATTCATTCTACTCAAAGataaacaaggaagaaaaaagtacttcAACTACATCTGCATCCCATAAAATGGCAGATTTAAGATGTTTAG gttgtaCAGCACAAGGACTATCCTTCAATAGTAAAACCTTTACCAAGATGTTGCAAAGTTGTCCACATCAGTGTGACCGTCATAAAGTCATTCTGGAAGCTgaagaaagatataaaaaggAACTTCGCCAATTAGCTGTTTGTAACAACAGTAGACATGCAACTCATGAGa AAAGGACGGACAAATGTTGA
- the TERB1 gene encoding telomere repeats-binding bouquet formation protein 1 isoform X10, which yields MDTNNLDFFQCTGFDHLVLKRKKTPKTGCFCPGVAAWGTRKGIQPKMENQKVQKKQCDMKTDLNLLLECLKYQMDCPVSQKEALITIYSICQQNSEASEYFQEIGGLMFINDLAKSSVHCIVKEAALFTLGIIIESNVYCQQTLCTSALFEDLILLLMNKDSGVNLKRMSVYVILVLVSNNKSGQTYVRDTGCIGLLLQLFRTTLSTSEMNLSDENTNECYQLWSSVCSTLCACVNNPQNEDNQNICCSVFPYAKEWLESCAEPEIVRPICSFVGLTVANNSYVQKYFVSVGGLDTLAKVLINLMHDSCMSHSSTKLAVVVTKTLDACIANDSAMGVVLTKYHTVSELLKLLSNDTLDTGEKISIILTIGHCTEVCEENQCELLQNNGLPLMIQVLTESQDEELNKAATFVLQNCKQMTEQLSLKINDNSLNVNNAEELDVQVRKRSLQDYWKKAKEIFHRINLIEKEHSEEGVQGRVFVDRSSEANIEASKYHEVNLADPKAYVERTHKEIHCRQLTSELDDQVLAPSVDSSPLKNEIVNTMDPVNASTRQSEQSNIPRSVNELQTDSVLQSHNINEKTACVKNQFILQVSEHLFKQPAEIVKHMKQTCRPDQHSFYSKINKEEKSTSTTSASHKMADLRCLGCTAQGLSFNSKTFTKMLQSCPHQCDRHKVILEAEERYKKELRQLAVCNNSRHATHEKLVLTPMKKEKLHTEITTFRSKKDSFQKQ from the exons AACAAGAAAAGGGATACAaccaaaaatggaaaatcaaaAGGTGCAGAAAAAACAGTGTG ATATGAAAACAGATCTGAACTTACTCCTTGAATGCCTTAAATACCAGATGGACTGCCCTGTATCTCAGAAAGAGGCTTTGATCACTATTTATTCAATTTGTCAACAAAACA gTGAAGCAAGtgaatattttcaagaaattgGTGGTTTGATGTTTATAAATGATCTTGCAAAGTCAAGTGTTCATTGCATAGTAAAGGAAGCAGCTTTATTTACATTAGGAATTATAATAGAGAGTAATG TTTATTGTCAACAAACTTTGTGTACCTCTGCATTGTTTGAAGACCTCATTTTATTGTTAATGAATAAGGATTCTGGTGTGAACTTGAAAAGAATGTCTGTTTACGTCATCTTAGTACTGGTTTCAAATAATA AAAGTGGGCAAACCTATGTCAGAGATACAGGCTGCATTGGTCTTCTGCTGCAGTTATTCAG AACAACACTTTCCACATCTGAGATGAATCTGTCAGATGAAAATACTAATGAGTGCTATCAGCTGTGGTCTTCAGTCTGCAGTACTCTCTGTGCTTGTGTTAACAATCCTCAGAATG aaGATAATCAAAACATTTGCTGTTCAGTTTTTCCATATGCCAAAGAGTGGCTCGAAAGTTGCGCAGAGCCTGAGATAGTTCGTCCTATTTGTTCATTTGTTGGTCTCACAGTTGCAAATAACT catatgtgcagaaatattttgtttctgttggaGGATTGGATACATTAGCTAAAGTTCTCATCAATCTTATGCATGATTCCTGTATGAGTCACTCAAGCACAAAACTTGCAGTAGTAGTAACAAAGACTCTGGATGCCTGCATTGCTAATGACT CTGCCATGGGTGTTGTCTTGACAAAGTATCACACTGTGTCAGAGCTACTGAAGTTGCTGTCCAATGACACTCTGGATACTGGAgaaaaaattagtattattCTAACAATTGGGCACTGTACTGAAGTTTGTg aagaaaaccaGTGTGAACTGCTCCAGAACAATGGTCTTCCACTTATGATTCAGGTATTAACTGAGTCTCAGGATGAGGAACTAAACAAAGCTGCTACTTTCGTGCTAcaaaactgcaaacaaatgA ctGAACAATTGTCCctgaaaataaatgataatTCATTGAATGTGAACAATGCAGAAGAGTTGGATGTGCAGGTCAGAAAAAGAAGTCTACAAGActactggaagaaagcaaaagaaatttttcacagaataaaCTTGATTGAAAAAGAACACAGTGAG GAAGGAGTACAAGGAAGAGTATTTGTAGACAGATCTTCAGAAGCCAATATTGAAGCATCAAAGTACCATGAAGTGAATCTTGCTGATCCAAAAGCTTATGTAGAAAGAAcacataaagaaatacattgtCGACAGTTGACCTCTGAGTTAGATGATCAGGTTCTTGCTCCATCTGTAGATTCTTctccactgaaaaatgaaatagtgaACACTATGGATCCAGTAAATGCTTCTACTAGACAAAGTGAACAGAGTAATATTCCACGTTCAGTTAATGAACTGCAAACAGACAGTGTACTTCAAAGTcacaatataaatgaaaaaactGCTTGtgtaaaaaatcagtttattctTCAAGTAAG TGAACACTTATTTAAACAACCAGCAGAGATTGTTAAACATATGAAACAGACATGCAGACCAG ATCAACATTCATTCTACTCAAAGataaacaaggaagaaaaaagtacttcAACTACATCTGCATCCCATAAAATGGCAGATTTAAGATGTTTAG gttgtaCAGCACAAGGACTATCCTTCAATAGTAAAACCTTTACCAAGATGTTGCAAAGTTGTCCACATCAGTGTGACCGTCATAAAGTCATTCTGGAAGCTgaagaaagatataaaaaggAACTTCGCCAATTAGCTGTTTGTAACAACAGTAGACATGCAACTCATGAGa AACTAGTGCTGACtccaatgaagaaagaaaaactgcataCAGAAATAACAACTTTTAGGAGCAAAAAGGATAGCTTCCAAA aacaATGA
- the TERB1 gene encoding telomere repeats-binding bouquet formation protein 1 isoform X12 — protein sequence MDTNNLDFFQCTGFDHLVLKRKKTPKTGCFCPGVAAWGTRKGIQPKMENQKVQKKQCDMKTDLNLLLECLKYQMDCPVSQKEALITIYSICQQNSEASEYFQEIGGLMFINDLAKSSVHCIVKEAALFTLGIIIESNVYCQQTLCTSALFEDLILLLMNKDSGVNLKRMSVYVILVLVSNNKSGQTYVRDTGCIGLLLQLFRTTLSTSEMNLSDENTNECYQLWSSVCSTLCACVNNPQNEDNQNICCSVFPYAKEWLESCAEPEIVRPICSFVGLTVANNSYVQKYFVSVGGLDTLAKVLINLMHDSCMSHSSTKLAVVVTKTLDACIANDSAMGVVLTKYHTVSELLKLLSNDTLDTGEKISIILTIGHCTEVCEENQCELLQNNGLPLMIQVLTESQDEELNKAATFVLQNCKQMTEQLSLKINDNSLNVNNAEELDVQVRKRSLQDYWKKAKEIFHRINLIEKEHSEEGVQGRVFVDRSSEANIEASKYHEVNLADPKAYVERTHKEIHCRQLTSELDDQVLAPSVDSSPLKNEIVNTMDPVNASTRQSEQSNIPRSVNELQTDSVLQSHNINEKTACVKNQFILQVSEHLFKQPAEIVKHMKQTCRPDQHSFYSKINKEEKSTSTTSASHKMADLRCLGCTAQGLSFNSKTFTKMLQSCPHQCDRHKVILEAEERYKKELRQLAVCNNSRHATHEKQ from the exons AACAAGAAAAGGGATACAaccaaaaatggaaaatcaaaAGGTGCAGAAAAAACAGTGTG ATATGAAAACAGATCTGAACTTACTCCTTGAATGCCTTAAATACCAGATGGACTGCCCTGTATCTCAGAAAGAGGCTTTGATCACTATTTATTCAATTTGTCAACAAAACA gTGAAGCAAGtgaatattttcaagaaattgGTGGTTTGATGTTTATAAATGATCTTGCAAAGTCAAGTGTTCATTGCATAGTAAAGGAAGCAGCTTTATTTACATTAGGAATTATAATAGAGAGTAATG TTTATTGTCAACAAACTTTGTGTACCTCTGCATTGTTTGAAGACCTCATTTTATTGTTAATGAATAAGGATTCTGGTGTGAACTTGAAAAGAATGTCTGTTTACGTCATCTTAGTACTGGTTTCAAATAATA AAAGTGGGCAAACCTATGTCAGAGATACAGGCTGCATTGGTCTTCTGCTGCAGTTATTCAG AACAACACTTTCCACATCTGAGATGAATCTGTCAGATGAAAATACTAATGAGTGCTATCAGCTGTGGTCTTCAGTCTGCAGTACTCTCTGTGCTTGTGTTAACAATCCTCAGAATG aaGATAATCAAAACATTTGCTGTTCAGTTTTTCCATATGCCAAAGAGTGGCTCGAAAGTTGCGCAGAGCCTGAGATAGTTCGTCCTATTTGTTCATTTGTTGGTCTCACAGTTGCAAATAACT catatgtgcagaaatattttgtttctgttggaGGATTGGATACATTAGCTAAAGTTCTCATCAATCTTATGCATGATTCCTGTATGAGTCACTCAAGCACAAAACTTGCAGTAGTAGTAACAAAGACTCTGGATGCCTGCATTGCTAATGACT CTGCCATGGGTGTTGTCTTGACAAAGTATCACACTGTGTCAGAGCTACTGAAGTTGCTGTCCAATGACACTCTGGATACTGGAgaaaaaattagtattattCTAACAATTGGGCACTGTACTGAAGTTTGTg aagaaaaccaGTGTGAACTGCTCCAGAACAATGGTCTTCCACTTATGATTCAGGTATTAACTGAGTCTCAGGATGAGGAACTAAACAAAGCTGCTACTTTCGTGCTAcaaaactgcaaacaaatgA ctGAACAATTGTCCctgaaaataaatgataatTCATTGAATGTGAACAATGCAGAAGAGTTGGATGTGCAGGTCAGAAAAAGAAGTCTACAAGActactggaagaaagcaaaagaaatttttcacagaataaaCTTGATTGAAAAAGAACACAGTGAG GAAGGAGTACAAGGAAGAGTATTTGTAGACAGATCTTCAGAAGCCAATATTGAAGCATCAAAGTACCATGAAGTGAATCTTGCTGATCCAAAAGCTTATGTAGAAAGAAcacataaagaaatacattgtCGACAGTTGACCTCTGAGTTAGATGATCAGGTTCTTGCTCCATCTGTAGATTCTTctccactgaaaaatgaaatagtgaACACTATGGATCCAGTAAATGCTTCTACTAGACAAAGTGAACAGAGTAATATTCCACGTTCAGTTAATGAACTGCAAACAGACAGTGTACTTCAAAGTcacaatataaatgaaaaaactGCTTGtgtaaaaaatcagtttattctTCAAGTAAG TGAACACTTATTTAAACAACCAGCAGAGATTGTTAAACATATGAAACAGACATGCAGACCAG ATCAACATTCATTCTACTCAAAGataaacaaggaagaaaaaagtacttcAACTACATCTGCATCCCATAAAATGGCAGATTTAAGATGTTTAG gttgtaCAGCACAAGGACTATCCTTCAATAGTAAAACCTTTACCAAGATGTTGCAAAGTTGTCCACATCAGTGTGACCGTCATAAAGTCATTCTGGAAGCTgaagaaagatataaaaaggAACTTCGCCAATTAGCTGTTTGTAACAACAGTAGACATGCAACTCATGAGa aacaATGA
- the TERB1 gene encoding telomere repeats-binding bouquet formation protein 1 isoform X8: protein MDTNNLDFFQCTGFDHLVLKRKKTPKTGCFCPGVAAWGTRKGIQPKMENQKVQKKQCDMKTDLNLLLECLKYQMDCPVSQKEALITIYSICQQNSEASEYFQEIGGLMFINDLAKSSVHCIVKEAALFTLGIIIESNVYCQQTLCTSALFEDLILLLMNKDSGVNLKRMSVYVILVLVSNNKSGQTYVRDTGCIGLLLQLFRTTLSTSEMNLSDENTNECYQLWSSVCSTLCACVNNPQNEDNQNICCSVFPYAKEWLESCAEPEIVRPICSFVGLTVANNSYVQKYFVSVGGLDTLAKVLINLMHDSCMSHSSTKLAVVVTKTLDACIANDSAMGVVLTKYHTVSELLKLLSNDTLDTGEKISIILTIGHCTEVCEENQCELLQNNGLPLMIQVLTESQDEELNKAATFVLQNCKQMTEQLSLKINDNSLNVNNAEELDVQVRKRSLQDYWKKAKEIFHRINLIEKEHSEEGVQGRVFVDRSSEANIEASKYHEVNLADPKAYVERTHKEIHCRQLTSELDDQVLAPSVDSSPLKNEIVNTMDPVNASTRQSEQSNIPRSVNELQTDSVLQSHNINEKTACVKNQFILQVSEHLFKQPAEIVKHMKQTCRPDQHSFYSKINKEEKSTSTTSASHKMADLRCLGCTAQGLSFNSKTFTKMLQSCPHQCDRHKVILEAEERYKKELRQLAVCNNSRHATHEKLVLTPMKKEKLHTEITTFRSKKDSFQSILLTPIRKNKSNTSNRDEHSKNTRLTDDYNLIPTYEK from the exons AACAAGAAAAGGGATACAaccaaaaatggaaaatcaaaAGGTGCAGAAAAAACAGTGTG ATATGAAAACAGATCTGAACTTACTCCTTGAATGCCTTAAATACCAGATGGACTGCCCTGTATCTCAGAAAGAGGCTTTGATCACTATTTATTCAATTTGTCAACAAAACA gTGAAGCAAGtgaatattttcaagaaattgGTGGTTTGATGTTTATAAATGATCTTGCAAAGTCAAGTGTTCATTGCATAGTAAAGGAAGCAGCTTTATTTACATTAGGAATTATAATAGAGAGTAATG TTTATTGTCAACAAACTTTGTGTACCTCTGCATTGTTTGAAGACCTCATTTTATTGTTAATGAATAAGGATTCTGGTGTGAACTTGAAAAGAATGTCTGTTTACGTCATCTTAGTACTGGTTTCAAATAATA AAAGTGGGCAAACCTATGTCAGAGATACAGGCTGCATTGGTCTTCTGCTGCAGTTATTCAG AACAACACTTTCCACATCTGAGATGAATCTGTCAGATGAAAATACTAATGAGTGCTATCAGCTGTGGTCTTCAGTCTGCAGTACTCTCTGTGCTTGTGTTAACAATCCTCAGAATG aaGATAATCAAAACATTTGCTGTTCAGTTTTTCCATATGCCAAAGAGTGGCTCGAAAGTTGCGCAGAGCCTGAGATAGTTCGTCCTATTTGTTCATTTGTTGGTCTCACAGTTGCAAATAACT catatgtgcagaaatattttgtttctgttggaGGATTGGATACATTAGCTAAAGTTCTCATCAATCTTATGCATGATTCCTGTATGAGTCACTCAAGCACAAAACTTGCAGTAGTAGTAACAAAGACTCTGGATGCCTGCATTGCTAATGACT CTGCCATGGGTGTTGTCTTGACAAAGTATCACACTGTGTCAGAGCTACTGAAGTTGCTGTCCAATGACACTCTGGATACTGGAgaaaaaattagtattattCTAACAATTGGGCACTGTACTGAAGTTTGTg aagaaaaccaGTGTGAACTGCTCCAGAACAATGGTCTTCCACTTATGATTCAGGTATTAACTGAGTCTCAGGATGAGGAACTAAACAAAGCTGCTACTTTCGTGCTAcaaaactgcaaacaaatgA ctGAACAATTGTCCctgaaaataaatgataatTCATTGAATGTGAACAATGCAGAAGAGTTGGATGTGCAGGTCAGAAAAAGAAGTCTACAAGActactggaagaaagcaaaagaaatttttcacagaataaaCTTGATTGAAAAAGAACACAGTGAG GAAGGAGTACAAGGAAGAGTATTTGTAGACAGATCTTCAGAAGCCAATATTGAAGCATCAAAGTACCATGAAGTGAATCTTGCTGATCCAAAAGCTTATGTAGAAAGAAcacataaagaaatacattgtCGACAGTTGACCTCTGAGTTAGATGATCAGGTTCTTGCTCCATCTGTAGATTCTTctccactgaaaaatgaaatagtgaACACTATGGATCCAGTAAATGCTTCTACTAGACAAAGTGAACAGAGTAATATTCCACGTTCAGTTAATGAACTGCAAACAGACAGTGTACTTCAAAGTcacaatataaatgaaaaaactGCTTGtgtaaaaaatcagtttattctTCAAGTAAG TGAACACTTATTTAAACAACCAGCAGAGATTGTTAAACATATGAAACAGACATGCAGACCAG ATCAACATTCATTCTACTCAAAGataaacaaggaagaaaaaagtacttcAACTACATCTGCATCCCATAAAATGGCAGATTTAAGATGTTTAG gttgtaCAGCACAAGGACTATCCTTCAATAGTAAAACCTTTACCAAGATGTTGCAAAGTTGTCCACATCAGTGTGACCGTCATAAAGTCATTCTGGAAGCTgaagaaagatataaaaaggAACTTCGCCAATTAGCTGTTTGTAACAACAGTAGACATGCAACTCATGAGa AACTAGTGCTGACtccaatgaagaaagaaaaactgcataCAGAAATAACAACTTTTAGGAGCAAAAAGGATAGCTTCCAAA gtattcTTTTGACTCcaattagaaaaaacaaatctaatACTTCAAATAGAGATGAACATAGTAAAAATACTAGGTTGACTGATGACTATAACTTGATACCGACATATGAAAAGT aa